One part of the Arabidopsis thaliana chromosome 1 sequence genome encodes these proteins:
- the SCL3 gene encoding scarecrow-like 3 (scarecrow-like 3 (SCL3); CONTAINS InterPro DOMAIN/s: Transcription factor GRAS (InterPro:IPR005202); BEST Arabidopsis thaliana protein match is: SCARECROW-like 21 (TAIR:AT2G04890.1); Has 3106 Blast hits to 2488 proteins in 309 species: Archae - 0; Bacteria - 6; Metazoa - 0; Fungi - 0; Plants - 3100; Viruses - 0; Other Eukaryotes - 0 (source: NCBI BLink).) gives MVAMFQEDNGTSSVASSPLQVFSTMSLNRPTLLASSSPFHCLKDLKPEERGLYLIHLLLTCANHVASGSLQNANAALEQLSHLASPDGDTMQRIAAYFTEALANRILKSWPGLYKALNATQTRTNNVSEEIHVRRLFFEMFPILKVSYLLTNRAILEAMEGEKMVHVIDLDASEPAQWLALLQAFNSRPEGPPHLRITGVHHQKEVLEQMAHRLIEEAEKLDIPFQFNPVVSRLDCLNVEQLRVKTGEALAVSSVLQLHTFLASDDDLMRKNCALRFQNNPSGVDLQRVLMMSHGSAAEARENDMSNNNGYSPSGDSASSLPLPSSGRTDSFLNAIWGLSPKVMVVTEQDSDHNGSTLMERLLESLYTYAALFDCLETKVPRTSQDRIKVEKMLFGEEIKNIISCEGFERRERHEKLEKWSQRIDLAGFGNVPLSYYAMLQARRLLQGCGFDGYRIKEESGCAVICWQDRPLYSVSAWRCRK, from the coding sequence ATGGTGGCTATGTTTCAAGAAGATAATGGAACATCTTCTGTAGCTTCATCACCACTTCAAGTCTTCTCAACTATGTCACTCAACAGACCGACTCTCCTCGCTTCTTCATCTCCGTTTCATTGTCTCAAAGATCTCAAACCAGAGGAGCGTGGTCTCTACTTAATCCACCTCTTGCTAACTTGTGCCAACCACGTGGCTTCAGGTAGCCTCCAAAACGCTAACGCAGCGCTCGAGCAGCTCTCTCACCTCGCTTCTCCTGACGGCGACACGATGCAGCGAATCGCTGCTTACTTCACCGAAGCGCTTGCTAACAGAATCCTTAAGTCCTGGCCTGGTCTTTACAAGGCTCTTAACGCAACTCAGACAAGAACTAACAATGTCTCTGAGGAGATTCATGTTAGAAGACTCTTCTTTGAGATGTTCCCGATACTCAAAGTCTCTTACTTGCTCACTAATCGAGCTATACTCGAGGCTATGGAAGGAGAGAAGATGGTTCATGTGATTGATCTCGATGCTTCTGAGCCAGCTCAATGGCTTGCTTTGCTTCAAGCTTTTAACTCTAGGCCTGAAGGTCCACCTCATTTGAGAATCACTGGTGTTCATCACCAGAAGGAAGTGCTTGAACAAATGGCTCATAGACTCATTGAGGAAGCAGAGAAACTCGATATCCCGTTTCAGTTTAATCCCGTTGTGAGTAGGTTAGACTGTTTAAATGTAGAACAGTTGCGGGTTAAAACAGGAGAGGCCTTAGCCGTTAGCTCGGTTCTTCAATTGCATACCTTCTTGGCCTCTGATGATGATCTCATGAGAAAGAACTGCGCTTTACGGTTTCAGAACAACCCTAGTGGAGTTGACTTGCAGAGAGTTCTAATGATGAGCCATGGCTCTGCAGCTGAGGCACGTGAGAATGATATGAGTAACAACAATGGGTATAGCCCTAGCGGTGACTCGGCCTCATCTTTGCCTTTACCAAGTTCAGGAAGGACTGATAGCTTCCTCAATGCTATTTGGGGTTTGTCTCCAAAGGTCATGGTGGTCACTGAGCAAGACTCAGACCACAACGGCTCCACACTAATGGAGAGGCTATTAGAATCACTTTACACCTACGCAGCATTGTTTGATTGCTTGGAAACAAAAGTTCCAAGAACGTCTCAAGATAGGATCAAAGTGGAGAAGATGCTCTTCGGGGAGGAGATCAAGAACATCATATCCTGCGAGGGatttgagagaagagaaagacacGAGAAGCTTGAGAAATGGAGCCAGAGGATCGATTTGGCTGGTTTTGGGAATGTTCCTCTTAGCTATTATGCGATGTTGCAGGCTAGGAGATTGCTTCAAGGGTGCGGTTTTGATGGGTATAGAATCAAGGAAGAGAGCGGGTGCGCAGTAATTTGCTGGCAAGATCGACCTCTATACTCGGTATCAGCTTGGAGATGCAGGAAGTGA
- a CDS encoding SNF2 domain-containing protein / helicase domain-containing protein / zinc finger protein-like protein → MDSAIDISSDSDVEIQETRTRPQHPPRIAEGSHRRDLSTLRPHFLSGSSSGANGHTKTGLTNLDSRNGFESKPLPRAEHHTHIPGNGSIVTSRIPNISVGDYEKFSSQQAFKRTHPPTFSRPPFPPRPDIGTSNGNASHFRGGAHDDLGMGRVTNGTRILPPSVAHGTSASPSHFNGLSDPMHRNGIGEERNSENDERLIYQAALQELNQPKSEVDLPAGLLSVPLMKHQKIALAWMFQKETNSLHCMGGILADDQGLGKTVSTIALILKQMHEAKLKSKNSGNQEAEALDLDADDESENAFEKPESKASNGSGVNGDSGIKKAKGEEASTSTRKFNRKRPAAGTLIVCPASVVRQWARELDEKVTDEAKLSVLIYHGGNRTKDPIELAKYDVVMTTYAIVSNEVPKQPLVDDDENDEKNSEKYGLASGFSINKKRKNVVGTTKKSKKKKGNNNAGDSSDPDSGTLAKVGWFRVVLDEAQTIKNHRTQVARACCGLRAKRRWCLSGTPIQNTIDDLYSYFRFLKYDPYAVYKSFCHQIKGPISRNSLQGYKKLQAVLRAIMLRRTKGTLLDGQPIINLPPKTINLSQVDFSVEERSFYVKLESDSRSQFKAYAAAGTLNQNYANILLMLLRLRQACDHPQLVKRYNSDSVGKVSEEAVKKLPKEDLVSLLSRLESSPICCVCHDPPEDPVVTLCGHIFCYQCVSDYITGDEDTCPAPRCREQLAHDVVFSKSTLRSCVADDLGCSSSEDNSHDKSVFQNGEFSSSKIKAVLDILQSLSNQGTSNSTQNGQMASSSQQPNDDDDDDDDDVTIVEKTSLKSTPSNGGPIKTIIFSQWTGMLDLVELSLIENSIEFRRLDGTMSLIARDRAVKEFSNDPDVSRMHI, encoded by the exons ATGGATTCCGCTATTGATATCAGTTCTGATAGTGATGTCGAGATACAAGAAACTAGAACCAGGCCTCAACATCCCCCACGGATAGCTGAAG GATCTCATAGAAGAGATCTCTCTACGCTGAGACCGCACTTTCTTAGTGGGAGTTCTTCCGGTGCAAATGGCCACACTAAAACAGGACTTACAAATCTCGACTCACGTAATGGTTTTGAATCCAAGCCACTGCCTCGGGCAGAACACCATACACATATTCCGGGAAATGGGAGTATCGTAACTTCCAGAATTCCCAATATCTCTGTTGGTGATTATGAGAAATTTTCATCTCAACAAGCTTTTAAAAGGACACATCCACCAACCTTTAGTCGACCTCCTTTTCCTCCTAGACCTGATATTGGTACAAGTAACGGGAATGCGAGTCACTTTCGTGGTGGAGCACATGATGATCTAGGCATGGGGCGTGTGACTAACGGCACTCGGATCCTACCTCCATCTGTGGCGCACGGAACATCTGCGTCTCCTTCACATTTTAATGGATTAAGTGATCCAATGCATAGGAATGGCATAGGCGAAGAAAGGAATTCGGAAAATGACGAGAGGCTGATCTATCAGGCTGCACTACAG GAACTGAATCAACCCAAGTCCGAGGTCGATTTACCTGCTGGTCTTCTTTCGGTTCCCCTTATGAAGCATCAG AAAATTGCATTGGCATGGATGTTTCAGAAGGAAACTAATAGTTTGCACTGTATGGGAGGGATATTAGCTGATGATCAG GGCCTTGGTAAGACAGTCTCGACTATTGCGCTTATCCTAAAGCAAATGCACGAGGCAAAATTAAAGTCCAAGAATTCAGGCAATCAAGAGGCTGAAGCATTGGATCTGGATGCTGATGATGAGTCAGAAAATGCATTTGAGAAACCAGAGTCTAAGGCTTCAAATGGTAGTGGTGTGAATGGTGATTCAGGCATAAAGAAAGCCAAGGGAGAAGAAGCGAGTACTTCAACACGCAAATTCAACAGAAAGAGACCAGCTGCTGGTACTTTAATTGTTTGTCCAGCAAGTGTTGTGCGGCAGTGGGCAAGAGAACTTGATGAGAAGGTTACTGATGAAGCCAAACTTTCTGTTTTAATATACCACGGCGGTAACAGGACCAAAGATCCTATTGAACTAGCAAAATATGATGTGGTTATGACAACTTACGCCATTGTTTCAAATGAAGTTCCAAAGCAACCCCTGGTTGATGACGATGagaatgatgaaaaaaattctgaaaaatATGGTCTCGCTTCTGGCTTCTCCATCAATAAGAAACGGAAAAATGTAGTGGGTACTACTaagaagagtaagaagaaaaaaggtaaCAATAATGCTGGCGATTCATCTGACCCTGACTCTGGTACTCTAGCAAAAGTTGGGTGGTTCAGAGTTGTACTAGATGAAGCTCAAACAATTAAGAATCATAGAACCCAGGTGGCAAGAGCATGTTGCGGTCTTCGAGCCAAAAGGAGGTGGTGTTTGTCTGGAACACCAATACAAAATACAATAGATGATTTATACAGCTATTTCAGGTTTCTAAAATATGATCCATATGCTGTGTACAAGTCATTCTGCCACCAAATTAAGGGTCCAATTTCCAGAAATTCCCTTCAAGGGTACAAGAAGCTTCAGGCTGTTCTAAGGGCTATAATGCTACGCCGTACGAAAG GAACATTGCTTGATGGCCAGCCTATAATTAATCTACCACCAAAGACAATTAATTTGAGCCAGGTGGACTTTTCGGTAGAGGAGCGGTCTTTCTACGTGAAGCTTGAATCCGATTCCCGTTCTCAGTTCAAG GCATATGCTGCTGCAGGAACTTTGAATCAAAACTATGCAAACATTCTTCTCATGCTTTTGCGACTACGCCAAGCTTGTGACCACCCCCAACTTGTTAAAAGATATAACTCAGATTCTGTTGGAAAAGTATCAGAAGAAGCTGTTAAAAAACTCCCTAAAGAGGATCTAGTTAGCCTGCTCAGTCGCTTAGAATCGTCTCCCATCTGTTGTGTCTGCCAT GATCCACCAGAAGACCCTGTTGTTACTTTGTGTGGCCATATATTCTGCTATCAGTGTGTATCAGATTATATCACAGGGGATGAGGACACGTGCCCTGCGCCTAGATGCAGAGAACAGCTTGCGCATGAtgttgttttctctaaatCCACGCTTAGAAGTTGCGTTGCTGATGATTTGGGTTGTAGTTCCTCAGAGGATAATAGTCATGATAAATCAGTTTTTCAGAATGGCGAGTTTAGTTCATCAAAGATCAAAGCTGTCTTAGATATTCTGCAGTCGCTTTCTAACCAAGGCACTTCAAACTCAACACAGAATGGTCAAATGGCTTCTTCCTCGCAGCAGccgaatgatgatgatgatgatgatgatgatgatgtcacCATTGTCGAGAAAACGAGTCTGAAGTCAACTCCTTCTAATGGAGGACCAATAAAAACGATTATATTTTCTCAGTGGACTGGTATGCTTGACTTGGTGGAGCTATCTCTAATTGAAAATAGTATAGAATTCAGAAGATTAGATGGTACAATGAGTCTAATTGCCAGAGACAGAGCTGTGAAAGAATTCAGCAACGATCCAGATGTAAGTCGTATGCATAtctga